One window of Macrococcus sp. 19Msa1099 genomic DNA carries:
- a CDS encoding Abi family protein, whose amino-acid sequence MTGPKHLTFEEQIDLLVARGMNIPDKSGAMNKIENIGYYKLKEFAFPLSSVVTEDDGTKTRRYDGVEFSSVITRYYQDKNLRLNVLHAIEKIEVSLKTRISFVLGESHGAFGYLKFGNWCNKKEYCKHYLKDQEEKFKYQLIKKIKLSHSHELTDKVNLNEQGLPSVWLMTDVLMFGDVIALLKLMSNKNLRMISSYYNCTNDELLSWLKCLNFIRNICAHNSNILDIKLKTTPKIHPEWKNDIFKMKNNNYSNRLAVVIYIVHHFIREINNKYHIYKIPVAIEKIVKKDEKKINQLGFVNAEAIKKLKVL is encoded by the coding sequence ATGACTGGACCTAAACACTTAACTTTTGAAGAACAAATAGATTTATTAGTAGCAAGAGGAATGAATATCCCAGATAAATCAGGTGCCATGAATAAAATTGAAAATATTGGTTATTATAAACTAAAGGAATTTGCGTTTCCGCTTTCTAGTGTAGTCACAGAAGATGATGGTACCAAAACCAGAAGATATGATGGAGTAGAATTTTCTAGTGTAATTACACGATATTATCAAGATAAAAATTTAAGACTCAATGTACTACATGCAATTGAAAAAATAGAAGTATCATTAAAAACCCGTATATCCTTTGTATTAGGTGAATCTCATGGAGCTTTTGGATATTTAAAGTTTGGTAATTGGTGCAATAAAAAAGAATATTGTAAGCATTACTTAAAAGATCAAGAAGAAAAATTCAAATACCAACTTATTAAAAAGATAAAATTATCACATAGCCATGAATTAACTGATAAGGTGAATTTAAATGAACAAGGATTACCTAGTGTATGGTTGATGACTGATGTTCTTATGTTTGGTGACGTCATTGCATTGTTGAAACTTATGTCGAACAAAAACCTTAGAATGATTTCAAGTTATTATAACTGTACAAATGACGAATTGTTATCTTGGTTAAAATGTTTAAACTTTATTCGAAATATTTGCGCACATAATTCAAATATTCTAGACATTAAATTGAAAACAACTCCTAAGATCCATCCTGAATGGAAAAATGATATATTTAAAATGAAGAATAATAATTATTCTAATAGACTTGCGGTTGTAATATATATTGTTCATCACTTTATTAGAGAAATAAATAACAAATATCACATCTATAAAATACCTGTTGCTATCGAAAAGATAGTAAAAAAAGACGAAAAGAAAATAAATCAATTAGGATTTGTAAATGCTGAAGCAATAAAAAAATTGAAAGTATTGTAA
- the comGC gene encoding competence type IV pilus major pilin ComGC, with translation MLLVLLVISILIIVIIPNIAKQSKTVQAKGCEAQVKMVQGQIEAYRIDTGKTPSTINELVPEYLKENQVKCKDGADIIINNGEASLGA, from the coding sequence ATGTTATTAGTATTACTCGTAATTTCGATTTTAATCATCGTTATCATTCCGAATATTGCTAAACAATCTAAGACAGTACAGGCTAAAGGATGTGAAGCTCAAGTAAAGATGGTACAAGGTCAGATTGAGGCATATCGAATTGATACGGGTAAAACACCATCTACAATAAATGAGCTTGTTCCTGAATATTTAAAAGAAAATCAAGTGAAATGTAAAGATGGAGCAGACATAATAATCAATAATGGTGAGGCATCATTAGGTGCTTAG
- a CDS encoding YolD-like family protein, translating into MKAHNLNVNHPIVPEHLVEETNYKNVPSQYLERNIPKGRGMIKWSPFATMPQQYADIKRQIETQDYFYMPALSDEQIIEINVKLHHYSCMPSSCTIIYHNDHQLHEIDCVIEKIDEFNQEVQVRTCYNNEKMQLKFNFIVEVR; encoded by the coding sequence GTGAAAGCCCACAATTTAAACGTTAATCATCCTATCGTTCCAGAACACCTAGTAGAAGAAACTAATTACAAAAATGTTCCTTCGCAATATCTTGAAAGAAACATACCTAAAGGACGCGGCATGATTAAATGGTCACCATTCGCAACTATGCCACAACAGTATGCCGACATAAAACGTCAAATAGAAACGCAAGACTATTTTTATATGCCTGCATTAAGCGATGAACAAATAATTGAAATCAACGTTAAGTTACATCACTATTCGTGTATGCCTTCATCGTGTACTATAATCTATCACAATGATCATCAATTACATGAAATTGATTGTGTCATTGAAAAAATAGATGAATTCAATCAAGAAGTGCAAGTCAGAACATGTTATAATAATGAGAAAATGCAACTTAAGTTTAACTTTATTGTCGAAGTAAGATAA
- a CDS encoding N-acetylmuramoyl-L-alanine amidase — translation MTKNKIGTWNGVSVYTDFLPIGTRRTGQRLNSGNPKFAVFHDTGNPNTTAQQNVNYYKNTYMEPWASVASAHIFVDDTECIICIPVTEKAWHVIYSTPTDNAWYGADANDVAFGIEVSYYSDRNKSLKSLDNACRIMAALCNSWDINPRTNMPGHQDIQADKQDPGNLLAACGYARRNMSVIDNLIVKYMNGDAPVKKVAPAPEKVVKQSPPVKKPASKGAKRIKAWSEKPHYKGTIQYNASLRQRAGSDFSNFSFNKEIGTLKKGETVYIFEEIQDAQGNIWCRTYSPSNNGWVHKHTIK, via the coding sequence ATGACTAAAAATAAAATCGGTACTTGGAATGGTGTTTCTGTTTATACAGATTTCTTACCTATCGGAACAAGAAGAACAGGGCAAAGATTGAACAGCGGTAATCCTAAATTCGCAGTGTTTCACGACACAGGAAACCCTAATACAACAGCACAACAGAACGTGAACTACTATAAGAATACTTATATGGAACCATGGGCTAGTGTTGCATCAGCACATATCTTTGTAGATGACACTGAATGTATTATCTGTATTCCTGTAACTGAAAAAGCATGGCACGTGATTTACAGTACACCAACAGACAACGCTTGGTATGGTGCAGATGCAAACGATGTAGCATTTGGTATTGAAGTATCATACTACAGTGATAGAAATAAATCTCTTAAATCGTTAGATAATGCTTGTCGTATTATGGCAGCTTTATGTAATTCGTGGGATATTAATCCACGCACAAACATGCCAGGACATCAAGATATTCAGGCCGACAAACAAGACCCTGGTAATCTACTTGCTGCATGTGGATATGCTAGACGTAACATGAGTGTTATCGATAACTTGATCGTTAAGTATATGAATGGCGATGCACCTGTTAAGAAAGTTGCACCTGCACCTGAAAAAGTTGTGAAACAATCACCACCTGTTAAAAAACCTGCATCAAAAGGTGCTAAACGTATTAAGGCATGGTCTGAGAAACCTCACTACAAAGGAACGATTCAATATAACGCATCGCTAAGACAGCGTGCAGGTAGTGATTTCAGTAACTTTAGTTTCAACAAAGAAATTGGAACGCTTAAAAAAGGGGAGACTGTATATATCTTCGAAGAAATTCAAGACGCACAAGGTAACATATGGTGCAGAACATACTCACCTAGCAATAATGGTTGGGTACACAAGCATACAATTAAATAA
- a CDS encoding type II toxin-antitoxin system antitoxin SocA domain-containing protein has product MKELANMILTRANETNTPVTNLHLQKVMYFLLVFMADTPKYNEQARELFNQGNLQAWPYGPVDPGVYQDYKKFKDRPIKLECDFSPITSIDETLTTWIDKLLKINVFSLVRLSHEHRFWANNEDNIKKGFRPEYTFDDIVGAMND; this is encoded by the coding sequence ATGAAAGAATTAGCTAATATGATTCTGACACGAGCAAATGAAACTAATACGCCTGTAACTAACTTGCATTTACAAAAAGTAATGTATTTTTTATTAGTTTTCATGGCGGATACACCTAAATACAATGAGCAAGCAAGAGAATTATTTAATCAAGGTAATCTTCAAGCTTGGCCGTATGGTCCTGTTGATCCTGGAGTGTATCAAGACTATAAAAAATTTAAAGATAGACCGATTAAACTTGAATGTGACTTTAGTCCTATCACATCGATTGATGAGACATTAACTACATGGATAGATAAATTATTAAAAATTAATGTTTTCAGTCTAGTGCGCCTAAGTCATGAACATCGTTTTTGGGCTAATAATGAGGATAATATTAAAAAAGGTTTTCGACCAGAATATACTTTTGATGATATAGTTGGTGCTATGAATGACTAA
- a CDS encoding phage holin, translating to MNKELQLALTRLVVLLIALINSALAHYGKPLIKSDETFIYQTLSDLFLIGSIAWTYWRNNNITRNAQQAQKFKKVLDIEKNNENMEEK from the coding sequence ATGAATAAAGAACTACAGTTAGCTTTGACACGTTTAGTCGTTCTATTAATTGCATTAATCAACTCTGCTTTGGCACATTACGGGAAACCATTAATTAAAAGTGACGAAACATTTATCTACCAAACATTAAGTGACTTATTTTTAATTGGATCTATTGCGTGGACTTATTGGAGAAATAACAATATTACTCGCAATGCGCAACAAGCACAGAAATTTAAAAAAGTATTAGATATTGAAAAAAACAACGAAAATATGGAGGAAAAATAA
- the comGD gene encoding competence type IV pilus minor pilin ComGD, protein MLRAFSYIEMLIVLMIVTVILTVVPVNRFKLDEIKHEEINDEIISLLNYYQTKAIVSKVNIYVSFPPGSDTIYIKSAALDINASYQIDDGYIDRHNSSNNMQYYFDGRGINKGGSVIYHIGDKKYRLIFQIHWGRMRIETL, encoded by the coding sequence GTGCTTAGAGCATTTTCATATATAGAAATGCTCATTGTACTAATGATTGTCACCGTAATACTCACTGTTGTGCCTGTAAACAGGTTTAAACTAGATGAAATAAAACATGAAGAGATTAATGATGAAATAATTTCACTACTAAATTACTATCAGACAAAAGCCATTGTATCTAAGGTGAATATCTATGTGTCATTTCCTCCGGGAAGTGACACCATTTATATTAAATCAGCCGCGCTCGACATTAATGCTTCCTATCAAATAGATGATGGTTATATTGATCGGCACAATAGTTCGAATAATATGCAGTATTATTTTGATGGGAGAGGGATTAATAAAGGTGGCTCAGTTATTTATCATATAGGCGATAAAAAATATCGTCTAATCTTTCAGATTCATTGGGGGAGAATGAGAATTGAAACGTTATAG